TAAACATCAGTCATTTTACTAAAGAGGAAGTTAACCAGATCCATTCCAGCATGTATACCAGTCAGCTGCTTATTGAACTTACAACAAAAAAGCTTCTTAAAAAAACAAACAGATACTACAGTCTAAATGAATCAGAATATGAAAAGCTTATTGAATTTACATATGAGTGCTATGATATGGAAAAGACTTTAACTGAATTTTTAAATGGCAAATACACATCAAAACAGATTAAACAGTCAAAATATTATAAATGCGGTCAAAAAGGCATCCGCCCCTTTGTGGAGTTTTATAAAATTGTTGAAAATCAGATATTCAAGGATTTTCTAAACCAGATTTCAATGAAAATCCCTATTGGTGAAATTCTTGAAAATACACAGATAAATAAATCCCAGATAAACAACTGGTATGACAAAAACAAAGACAGTTTCATAAAAGGAGAGCACAACTCAGAATTCATAACATATAATAAGCTTCTGATGGAGCAGTACTTAACCTTAAAAAGAAAACAGTATTTAAATGATGATATTAAAGCTGAACTGCAGATAAATGATGAAATTATCAGTTTCTGGATGGATTCATTTGATATGGAATCAGCACTCTTTAAAAATAGTCTTAATGAAATCAGAATGAACATCTTTTTAAACAACCTGAAGGAAGGCAAATCAAAAGAAGAAGCACTTGAAATAGCTGAAATCACCGATTTTGAAGAACTGCTTAAAGATAAGGATTTTGAAAACGAATATAAAACAGAATACTATGAAAATCGTGTAGACAAGCTTATAAAATCTCTAAAAACAATGAGTTTTGATAAAGCTCTTAAAAGATCAGGCATATCTGAAGACGACTATAACAGATGGTATGCCACAGGCAAAAAGCAGTGCCTGCTTAAAAAGGATGAGGATGAATTCTGTCTGAACTTTTACATCAATGTAACCCGTGTACTGATGAACAGGTATCTGAAGCTGAGAAGTGAAGGCAAAACAAAAACTGAAGCCTGCAAAAAAATAAACACTGACTTAAATGAAGTTAAAAGATGGTGCAACTGGAATGAAAGCGGCTTATTTATAGATTTCAAAGAAAACAACAAGAAAATTACCGCTAAATTAATAATTGATGCAATTAAAGATGGGAAATCCAAAGACAAAATAGCTGAAAGCTCAGATATAACAGTCAATGAATTAAATAAAATCATTGATTTAGGATCACAAAACGATAGAATCTACAGAGAAGTATATGAAGAATATGAATCAGTTTATCTTTCAAAACACCTGGAAGTCTTTTTAAAGGAAATTAAAAATAAAAACTTGAAAAAAGCACTTAAAACTTCAGGAATTGAAAAATCAGAACTGGACAGTGCATATAATTCAGGCAAAAACGGAGATGAACGCTTCACTAAATTTTACAATGACTACCTGAATTTTAAAATAAGCTGTTATATCACACAGATTATCAGGGGAAAAACTGTCAGTAAAGCTTTAAAAAATTCTAACTTAACAGATGAAGAACTTAAAGACAATTTAAAAGAAATTGAAAGCAGAATCCTTGATAAACAGATGAACAGTGTTATTGGTGAAATTGCAAAAAACAGAACTACAAGACAGGCAGCTAAAAAAGCCAGAATCAGAATTGATGAAATTTACAGATGGTATCTTGAAGGCAAAAAAGGCAATGAGAAATTTAAAGACTTTGCAGACATCTATCATGAACTTTATGTTGAAGTGGGATGTGAAATTTTCCAGAATTTCTTAAACAAGGGAAAAACCCCAAAACAGATTCTTAAAATCATGAATGAAGACATAACCAGAGAAGATTATGAGTTCTGGATTAAAAACAATCTGATAAGTGATAAAAATGTTGAAGCTAAACTCTACACAGAAGATGAAATTAAAGAAAAAATCGAAAATGAAGGATTCAGACAAAAAGATGAGAAATCTCTTTCAGGTTTAAGTATAATAGGTTGTTAGTTATGGTTATAAAAGAATTGAACAATGCAAAAAAAGCATATCAGAGAAAAGACTTTAAAGCAGCTGATGAAATTTACTCTAAAATCTATGATAATCATCAGAAAGATTTCAGCAGATGGGATAAAAAATTTTATGCATTAACATTATACAGATGTTATGTTCAAAATCCAGTTAATCAGAATAAACTTTTAGATGCAGGCAAACTGATTACCAAATTAGTTAAACAGTCAAATCACTCCAAAAAAGATGCAATGTGTCCGTATACATTAGCAGTGCTTAAAATAATGAAAACCCTTGAAGATCCTGAAGCTGTTTTGGAATGGTCATCTAAACTTAATCCTGAATTATTAAATGGAGATATTTCAGGAAATTATTCATCTAAAAAAGAAACATGGTATAAATTAACAACAAAAGCACTGCTGGATACCTGCCAGTATGATGAATGCATAAGCCTGTCAACTGAAGCACTGCTTAATTTAAGCGAATTTACACATGATAATGAGGTCTGGTTTAAATGGAGAATAGCTAAATCATTTAATCAGTTAGGTGAATATGACCAGTCTGTAGACTATCTGAATGACATTAAACAGTTTAAAAATGACTGGTTTATAGATAATCTGATGGCTGAAAATTATTTCTTTAAAAATGATTGGGACAATGCCTTAAAGTATGCCTCATCTGCAGCACTTGCCAAAGGCGACACTGATAAAAAAGTCAATTTATATTCACTGATTGAAGATATTCTAAATATAAAAAATAAACAGAAGGAAGCAGATATTCATGCATACCTGGTTTATACAATCAGAAAGGGACATAACTGGAATATTGATGAAAATCTGGAATATAAAATTGAAAAGGCAGGTTTTGATTTGGACAATGAGGATTATTTTACTATTGAAAAGCATCTGCATCATCTGTGGGAAGAATATCTCTATAAAAATCAGGAATTAAAAAAAGGAGTTATTGTTTCAGTACTGCCCAATAAAAAAGCGGGCTTTATCAGATGCGATGAATATCCTGACAATCTGTATTTCAGCATGAATGAGTTTAAACATAACATCACATTAGCAAAAACAGGCCAGAATGTCACTTTTTATGAAGCTGACGGCTTTGATAAAAAGAAAAATAAGCAAGTTAAAAATGCTGTAAATATTTATCTGAATGGGGGCTGAATTATGGAATTTTGTCCAAAATGCGGTTCGGTGTTATTTCCAGACGAAAATAATGCATTAAACTGTTCCTGCGGTTATTTTACTTATTTGGATAATGACCGTGAATATAATATTAAAGAAAAAATATCTGAAAAGTCAGCCAATATAGCAGTTGATGGAAATGAATATGAAAGTATTGATTTATTATATCCGAAAGATGTTCATTTAAAATCTTATGACTGGAGACACAAAGACTGGGGTTAAAAAGGTTTGGTTTTATATTGTTATAAAATGGGTTTATTAAAATAGAGGTTTTGTTTTCCTCTATTTTAGTTTTTCTATTGTTTTGCAGTCTAGTTTTGTTATTTTGGCAATTTCTTTAACTGGATAGTTTTCTTTTTGCATGTTTTTTGCTATTTTTAGTTTTTCTTCTTCTTTTCCCTCTAGTTTCCCTTCTATTTTTCCTTCTATTTTTCCTTGTTCTAACCATTCTTTTTCATGTGATGTTACATAGTCGTGAAGTATTGTTATTTCCATTTTTATCACACATTTTACTTGATTTTTCAAAATCTGGTGTTAAAAAGTGTATTGATACATTATATTGTAAATTTATTAAAATAGAGGTTTTGTTTTCCTCTATTTTAGTTTTTCTATTGTTTTGCAGTCAAGTTTTGTTATTTTGGCAATTTCTTTAACTGGATAGTTTTCTTTGTGCATGTTTTTTGCTATTTTTAGTTTTTCTTCTTCTTTTCCCTCTAGTTTCCCTTCTATTTTTCCTTGTTCTAACCATTCTTTTTCATGTGATGTTACATAGTCGTGAAGTATTGTTATTTCCATTTTTATCACATCTATTACTTTATTTTTCAAATCCTGATTTTCAATGAATTTATCTGCAAGTACTATCAGTATGCCAAGTACAGAATCTTTTAATTCATCATCAATATCAGTTATTTTTCTAGCAAGTTCCAGAGTTTTTACTACTTGCACTCCGGCTTCGTGTTTGGTTTTCATTAACGGCAATATCCCTAATGCAAGAAACTCATTGCAGGTTAGTTTTATGTTATTTTTAACTTTATAAGTTATATTACTTAATAATTTGTCTCCGTCATAGTCTTTAAATGATATTGCTTCAGGTCTAAAAAACTGCCCAGGGGAGTATTCAAGAACTACCTGATTTTTATCGATTTCAGGAGTCACTACAAGATTTATTTTTACCTTTAACTGATAATCATATCCGATTCTGGCTACATATAGAAAGATTCTTCTTAAAATGTTTGCAATATTGGATTTAGTAGATAAAAATTCATAAAGAATTATTTTATCCTTTTTCTTTATGCCGTAATCTATTCTGAGAACTTTTGGTTTCAGGTTTATTAGCTCAACATTTATTTCATCACAAAACTCTGCACCTGTAATTTTTGCAATATACTTTGTGGTGTTTTCTTTTAGAAATTTCAGTGTTAAATCCTCATGATGGTATCCGTGATATATCTTATTTTTTTTCATACTAATCCATTGGTCTTTAATATTTATATAACCATCAGTTTTTTATTAAAACAATAATTAAAGCATAAATAAATAGTTTTAAATGAAATAAATACTTCATAATCATGAAAACTTTTTTATAAAAATGTATTAATTACTTTATTTAAATTAATAATCAGCTAAAATATGTGAGGTGTTTGGATTGGGCACTGAATATATTGAAAAAGGAATTTCATTTGTCAATCAGAAGAAATATGATAATGCACTTGAATGTTTTAATAAACATCTGGAAGCTGATTCAAAAAACAGCATTGTTTTAGGTCTTAAAGCACTGGCTTTAATGGATTTGAACAGGTTAGATGAAGCTTTGATATATATCTCCAAGTCATTGGACATTGATTCATCAAATTATGAATCCTGGGCAACTAAAGGGGAAATCTTTAGAAGGTTAAATAAAAATAGGGAAGCTCTGCACTGCTTTGATTTGTCTTTGCAGATTAATCCGAAACAGTCAAAAACATGGACAAAAAGAGGTTTTTTATTAATTAACAGATACGGTCAGTTTATAGAAGCAATTAACTCATTTGATAAAGGACTGGAATTAAATCCCAAAGATAAAAATGCAATATATTTTAAGGCAGAAGCTTATTTTGCACTTAAAAATTATAAAAAAGCTTTAGGAGCATGTGATGATTATCTGAAAATCACTTCAGCCAATGTTTTTGATTCAAACGTTTACTCA
This genomic stretch from Methanobrevibacter smithii ATCC 35061 harbors:
- a CDS encoding DNA-directed RNA polymerase subunit M RpoM; translated protein: MEFCPKCGSVLFPDENNALNCSCGYFTYLDNDREYNIKEKISEKSANIAVDGNEYESIDLLYPKDVHLKSYDWRHKDWG
- a CDS encoding RpnC/YadD family protein, with product MKKNKIYHGYHHEDLTLKFLKENTTKYIAKITGAEFCDEINVELINLKPKVLRIDYGIKKKDKIILYEFLSTKSNIANILRRIFLYVARIGYDYQLKVKINLVVTPEIDKNQVVLEYSPGQFFRPEAISFKDYDGDKLLSNITYKVKNNIKLTCNEFLALGILPLMKTKHEAGVQVVKTLELARKITDIDDELKDSVLGILIVLADKFIENQDLKNKVIDVIKMEITILHDYVTSHEKEWLEQGKIEGKLEGKEEEKLKIAKNMHKENYPVKEIAKITKLDCKTIEKLK
- a CDS encoding tetratricopeptide repeat protein, with translation MFGLGTEYIEKGISFVNQKKYDNALECFNKHLEADSKNSIVLGLKALALMDLNRLDEALIYISKSLDIDSSNYESWATKGEIFRRLNKNREALHCFDLSLQINPKQSKTWTKRGFLLINRYGQFIEAINSFDKGLELNPKDKNAIYFKAEAYFALKNYKKALGACDDYLKITSANVFDSNVYSLKTKILMILNNFEEALAVIDEGLKISPDDDSIYATKAMILLRAHKYDEGIECVNKALELNSSNVIALKLRNNVLKGNLR